Proteins encoded within one genomic window of Brachybacterium muris:
- the malQ gene encoding 4-alpha-glucanotransferase: protein MALDTTALRELARDLGIGTDYWGFDGTQKNVADDTLRKVVAALGHRVETDEDLAAVRAERERAPWRRTLPPVTVLREDHESSIPVHVDHGTGVSVHLRLESGARWDLHQIDDFTPPFDLDGTLRGRARFHLPSGLPLGWHRVVAETSAGIEEADVVVTPARLRVHEQLGSRRAYGLQAQLYSVRSDRSWGIGDLGDMRDLAAISGARHGADFLLVNPLHASYPTAPVEPSPYLPVTRRFMSPLYLRIEDVPEMRDLPPFARQRIALLRSEVAPWNERTDRLERDEVFTAKMKALEELYAVPRTAGRQALFDAYRLREGQGLEDFATWSAIAEKLRGTQDAVLKDLDDRTVEQARIELADRIEFHAWVQWLLDEQQSAAQAAALDAGMRIGVMHDLAVGVEQVGADSWRLRHALATGVGVGAPADQYNQQGQNWDQPPWHPEGLRDVAYRPWRDMLRSLMRHAGALRIDHVLGLFRLWWIPEGNIAADGAYVFYDHDAMVGILALEAHRSNTLVVGEDLGTFEPWVRDYLSDRGILGTSILWFEYDHDGKPLPPEHYRELCMASVNTHDLPPTAGYLAGDHVTLRHQLGLLERDLAEEQATDAAGREEVLDVLRAEGLLAAGADIEDTVIALHRHLARTPSLLLVVSLVDCVGERRIQNQPGTDEEYPNWRIPLADDQEQPVTIDDLATDPRTARLLTAVREALAGS, encoded by the coding sequence ATGGCTCTGGACACCACCGCCCTGCGCGAACTTGCCCGTGACCTCGGCATCGGCACCGACTACTGGGGGTTCGACGGCACCCAGAAGAACGTCGCCGACGACACCCTGCGCAAGGTGGTCGCCGCCCTCGGCCACCGGGTCGAGACCGATGAGGACCTCGCCGCGGTGCGGGCCGAGCGGGAGCGCGCCCCGTGGCGCCGCACCCTGCCGCCGGTGACCGTGCTGCGGGAGGACCACGAGTCCAGCATCCCCGTGCACGTGGACCACGGCACCGGCGTGTCGGTGCACCTGCGCCTGGAGAGCGGGGCCCGCTGGGACCTGCACCAGATCGACGACTTCACCCCGCCGTTCGACCTGGACGGCACCCTGCGCGGCCGCGCCCGCTTCCACCTTCCTTCCGGCCTGCCGCTGGGCTGGCACCGCGTGGTCGCCGAGACCTCCGCCGGGATCGAGGAGGCCGACGTGGTGGTCACCCCGGCCCGCCTGCGGGTGCACGAGCAGCTCGGATCGCGCCGCGCCTACGGCCTGCAGGCCCAGCTGTACTCGGTGCGCTCGGACCGCTCCTGGGGCATCGGCGACCTCGGTGACATGCGGGACCTCGCCGCGATCAGCGGAGCCCGCCACGGTGCGGACTTCCTGCTGGTGAACCCGCTGCACGCCTCCTACCCCACCGCCCCGGTGGAGCCCTCCCCCTACCTGCCGGTGACGCGCCGCTTCATGAGCCCGCTGTATCTGCGCATCGAGGACGTCCCGGAGATGCGGGACCTGCCGCCCTTCGCCCGCCAGCGCATCGCCCTGCTCAGGAGCGAGGTCGCGCCGTGGAACGAGCGCACCGACCGCCTCGAGCGCGATGAGGTGTTCACCGCCAAGATGAAGGCGCTGGAGGAGCTGTACGCGGTTCCTCGCACCGCCGGCCGCCAGGCCCTGTTCGACGCCTACCGCCTGCGGGAGGGACAGGGGCTCGAGGACTTCGCCACCTGGTCGGCCATCGCCGAGAAGCTGCGCGGCACACAGGACGCGGTGCTGAAGGACCTGGATGACCGCACGGTGGAGCAGGCCCGCATCGAGCTGGCCGACCGGATCGAGTTCCACGCCTGGGTGCAGTGGCTGCTGGACGAGCAGCAGTCGGCCGCGCAGGCCGCGGCCCTCGATGCCGGTATGCGGATCGGGGTGATGCACGATCTTGCCGTGGGTGTGGAGCAGGTGGGCGCCGACTCGTGGCGGTTGCGGCACGCCCTGGCCACGGGCGTGGGAGTGGGTGCACCGGCTGACCAGTACAACCAGCAGGGCCAGAACTGGGACCAGCCGCCGTGGCACCCCGAGGGCCTGCGCGACGTCGCCTACCGCCCCTGGCGGGACATGCTGCGCTCGCTGATGCGGCACGCCGGTGCGCTGCGCATCGACCATGTGCTGGGCCTGTTCCGCCTGTGGTGGATCCCCGAGGGCAACATCGCCGCCGACGGCGCCTACGTGTTCTACGACCACGACGCCATGGTGGGCATCCTGGCGCTGGAGGCCCACCGCTCGAACACCCTGGTGGTGGGGGAGGACCTGGGCACCTTCGAGCCGTGGGTGCGCGACTACCTCAGTGACCGCGGGATCCTGGGCACCTCGATCCTGTGGTTCGAGTACGACCACGATGGCAAGCCCCTGCCTCCGGAGCACTACCGGGAGCTGTGCATGGCCTCGGTCAACACCCATGACCTGCCGCCCACGGCCGGGTACCTGGCCGGTGACCACGTGACGCTGCGCCACCAGCTGGGCCTGCTGGAGCGGGACCTCGCCGAGGAGCAGGCCACCGATGCCGCCGGCCGCGAGGAGGTGCTGGATGTGCTGCGTGCCGAGGGCCTGCTGGCCGCGGGTGCGGACATCGAGGACACCGTGATCGCCCTGCACCGCCACCTGGCGCGCACGCCCTCGCTGCTGCTGGTGGTGTCCCTGGTGGACTGCGTGGGCGAGCGTCGGATCCAGAACCAGCCGGGCACCGACGAGGAATACCCGAACTGGCGGATCCCGCTGGCCGATGACCAGGAGCAGCCCGTCACCATCGACGATCTGGCCACCGATCCGCGCACCGCACGCCTGCTGACCGCCGTGCGCGAGGCCCTGGCCGGGAGCTGA
- the rpmF gene encoding 50S ribosomal protein L32, which yields MAVPKFKMSRARTRSRRANWKASNADLQQVTVRGRTTAVPRRLAKAYQRGLLQIDD from the coding sequence ATGGCAGTGCCCAAGTTCAAGATGTCCCGGGCTCGCACCCGGTCCCGCCGTGCGAACTGGAAGGCGTCCAACGCCGACCTGCAGCAGGTCACCGTCCGCGGTCGCACCACTGCGGTGCCGCGTCGTCTGGCCAAGGCCTACCAGCGCGGTCTCCTGCAGATCGACGACTGA
- the rsmA gene encoding 16S rRNA (adenine(1518)-N(6)/adenine(1519)-N(6))-dimethyltransferase RsmA: MARSMKGIDPAADGLLLTPRDVRELASFAGIHPSKQRGQNFVVDPNTVRTIVERAGIQPGEAVLEVGPGLGSLTLGLLEAGADVAAIEIDRGLAELLPATLAVRGVAEDRWTLVHADALQVTELPVLPGEGQAGRLPTRLVANLPYNVATPILLTHLQRFDSLRSALVMVQSEVVDRLAAGPGSRTYGAPSVKTSWYGTAQKAGTISRQVFWPVPNVDSALVEVTRHAEPIGTEAEREQTFAVIDAAFAQRRKTLRAALATWAGSAPQAGRILEAAGIDPGRRGETLEVAEFLSIARARPTVDGSAADDSGAADTAADRTSFTGEDR, translated from the coding sequence ATGGCCCGTAGCATGAAGGGCATCGACCCTGCCGCCGACGGTCTGCTGCTGACCCCGCGCGACGTGCGCGAGCTGGCCTCCTTCGCGGGCATCCATCCCTCCAAGCAGCGCGGGCAGAACTTCGTGGTGGATCCCAACACGGTGCGCACCATCGTCGAGCGCGCCGGGATCCAGCCGGGCGAGGCCGTGCTCGAGGTGGGACCGGGCCTGGGGTCGCTGACCCTGGGCCTGCTGGAGGCGGGGGCGGACGTGGCCGCGATCGAGATCGACCGGGGGCTGGCCGAGCTGCTGCCGGCCACCCTGGCGGTTCGCGGCGTGGCCGAGGACCGCTGGACGCTGGTGCACGCCGACGCCCTCCAGGTCACCGAACTCCCTGTCCTGCCCGGTGAGGGACAGGCGGGCCGCCTGCCCACGCGTCTGGTGGCGAACCTGCCCTACAACGTGGCCACCCCCATCCTGCTCACCCACCTGCAGCGCTTCGACTCCCTGCGCTCCGCCCTGGTGATGGTGCAGTCCGAGGTGGTGGACCGCCTGGCCGCGGGCCCTGGTTCCCGCACCTACGGCGCACCCAGTGTGAAGACCTCCTGGTACGGGACCGCCCAGAAGGCCGGCACCATCTCCCGCCAGGTGTTCTGGCCGGTCCCGAACGTCGACTCCGCCCTGGTGGAGGTGACGCGTCATGCCGAGCCGATCGGCACGGAGGCGGAGCGCGAGCAGACCTTCGCCGTGATCGACGCCGCCTTCGCCCAGAGGCGCAAGACCCTCCGCGCGGCGCTGGCCACCTGGGCCGGCAGCGCCCCCCAAGCAGGCCGGATCCTCGAGGCCGCCGGCATCGACCCCGGCAGGCGAGGGGAGACCCTCGAGGTCGCCGAGTTCCTGTCCATCGCCCGCGCCCGCCCCACGGTCGACGGCTCGGCTGCCGACGACTCGGGTGCCGCCGACACGGCTGCCGACCGGACGAGCTTTACGGGGGAGGATCGATGA
- a CDS encoding S-ribosylhomocysteine lyase, whose amino-acid sequence MTEQPRMNVESFNLDHRTVAAPYLRIADRKELPGGDVLTKFDVRFTQPNTEHLDSEAVHSLEHLMAEHMRNHSDQVIDVSPMGCRTGFYVLLIGDHTAEDFAPVLEATLKHLLAATEVPAANEVQCGWGAHHTMEGAKTAARAFLEARDQWGQVTA is encoded by the coding sequence ATGACCGAGCAGCCCCGCATGAACGTGGAGAGCTTCAATCTGGACCACCGCACCGTGGCCGCCCCCTACCTGCGCATCGCCGACCGCAAGGAGCTTCCCGGCGGGGACGTGCTGACCAAGTTCGACGTGCGCTTCACCCAGCCCAACACCGAACACCTGGACTCCGAGGCCGTACACTCCCTGGAGCACCTGATGGCCGAGCACATGCGCAACCACTCCGACCAGGTGATCGACGTGTCCCCGATGGGCTGCCGCACCGGCTTCTACGTGCTGCTGATCGGCGACCACACCGCCGAGGACTTCGCCCCCGTGCTGGAGGCCACCCTGAAGCACCTGCTCGCCGCGACCGAGGTGCCTGCCGCCAACGAGGTGCAGTGCGGCTGGGGCGCGCACCACACCATGGAGGGCGCGAAGACGGCAGCCCGCGCCTTCCTCGAGGCCCGCGACCAGTGGGGCCAGGTCACTGCCTGA
- a CDS encoding phospholipid carrier-dependent glycosyltransferase: protein MHTQERARPRSVAEVEDEAVLDSHRSRLKVMDLPFSRPAWAGALAVFALALVLRLWGLGSITELIFDETYYVKDGYALTQEGVEMAWPDEHDAVFERGEVDTYEDRGAYVVHPSAGKWVIGAGMMLLGADNPWGWRISVAVLGSLSVLMTARIGRRLFRSTTVGLIAGLLLAVDGMHLVHSRTSLLDLVLMFFALAAFGALLIDRDHFREGLALHTARLHLAAVTPQPTGSATGSRAIPHPGTTYRAGLRPWRLVAGVMLGLACSVKWSGIYFLAVFGIMTVLWDWWARRTAGQRSWAWVGLVRDAIPAFFAMVGTAVVVYVASWAGWFAGDKGYYRHWASEEGHGTGFGPLDALASLWHYHRQAYDFHIGLDSEHPYMADPWGWTLMLRPTNFYYRGYEYGEQGCEVANCSSHILSVGNPLIWWLGTLALLITVMLAIRFRDGRAWAALAGIAAGYLPWMLYADRTIFTFYAVVFEPWLVLCLAYVLGLVIGKRDADPDRRLAGGLFAGSLLTLIVLVSAFFWPIWTGQVIDTEQWQWRMWLPGWT from the coding sequence GTGCACACCCAGGAGCGGGCGCGGCCACGTTCCGTCGCCGAGGTCGAGGACGAGGCCGTTCTCGACTCCCACCGCTCCCGGCTGAAGGTGATGGACCTCCCCTTCTCGAGGCCGGCGTGGGCCGGCGCCCTGGCGGTGTTCGCACTGGCGCTGGTGCTGCGGCTGTGGGGCCTGGGGTCGATCACGGAGCTGATCTTCGACGAGACCTACTACGTCAAGGACGGCTATGCCCTCACCCAGGAGGGCGTGGAGATGGCCTGGCCCGACGAGCACGACGCGGTCTTCGAGCGCGGCGAGGTGGACACCTACGAGGACCGCGGCGCCTACGTGGTCCATCCCAGCGCCGGCAAGTGGGTGATCGGCGCCGGGATGATGCTGCTCGGGGCCGACAACCCCTGGGGCTGGCGGATCTCGGTGGCCGTGCTGGGCTCGCTCAGCGTGCTGATGACGGCCCGTATCGGCCGCCGCCTGTTCCGCTCCACCACGGTGGGGCTGATCGCCGGCCTGCTGCTGGCCGTGGACGGGATGCACCTGGTGCACTCCCGCACCAGCCTGCTGGACCTGGTGCTGATGTTCTTCGCACTGGCCGCCTTCGGCGCGCTGCTGATCGACCGCGACCACTTCCGGGAGGGCCTGGCCCTGCACACGGCACGCCTGCACCTGGCCGCGGTCACCCCGCAGCCCACGGGCAGCGCCACCGGTTCCCGAGCAATCCCTCACCCGGGCACCACGTATCGGGCGGGGCTGCGGCCGTGGCGACTGGTGGCCGGGGTGATGCTGGGGCTGGCCTGCTCGGTGAAGTGGTCCGGGATCTACTTTCTGGCGGTGTTCGGCATCATGACGGTGCTGTGGGACTGGTGGGCCCGCCGCACCGCCGGCCAGCGCAGCTGGGCGTGGGTGGGTCTGGTGCGCGATGCGATCCCTGCGTTCTTCGCGATGGTGGGCACCGCCGTGGTGGTGTACGTGGCCTCCTGGGCCGGCTGGTTCGCCGGGGACAAGGGCTACTACCGCCACTGGGCGAGCGAGGAGGGCCACGGCACCGGTTTCGGTCCGCTGGACGCGTTGGCGTCACTGTGGCACTACCACCGGCAGGCCTACGACTTCCACATCGGACTGGACTCCGAGCACCCCTACATGGCCGATCCCTGGGGGTGGACGCTGATGCTGCGGCCCACCAACTTCTACTACCGCGGCTACGAGTACGGCGAGCAGGGCTGCGAGGTGGCGAACTGCTCCTCCCACATCCTGTCGGTGGGGAACCCGCTGATCTGGTGGCTGGGCACGCTCGCGCTGCTGATCACGGTGATGCTAGCGATCCGGTTCCGCGACGGCCGCGCCTGGGCGGCCCTGGCGGGCATCGCCGCCGGGTACCTGCCGTGGATGCTGTACGCCGACCGCACCATCTTCACCTTCTACGCCGTGGTGTTCGAACCGTGGCTGGTGCTGTGCCTGGCGTACGTGCTGGGCCTGGTGATCGGCAAGCGTGACGCAGATCCCGACAGACGCCTGGCCGGGGGCCTGTTCGCAGGCAGTCTGCTCACCCTCATCGTGCTGGTCTCGGCATTCTTCTGGCCGATCTGGACCGGACAGGTGATCGACACCGAGCAATGGCAGTGGCGCATGTGGCTGCCCGGCTGGACCTGA
- a CDS encoding TatD family hydrolase, which translates to MPDASPTPVRRREELDPRPSSRDRSWPPAPGPLPLPVIDNHCHLDFADGDEELTVTGHVERAAQVGIDGVITIGSDMEAARWTARLMADPARPAALRGGVAVHPNEAALHARSHGHDGEPMIPLDEAIAEISQLIRTDGMVTVGETGLDWFRTSRKDEQARDAQFEAFRAHIALAKETGLPMQIHDREAHRDVLEVLDADGAPDRTVLHCFSGDAEFARACVDRGFYLSFAGNVTFKNAENLRGALAEVGIDRVMVETDAPFLTPVPYRGRPNSSYLVPLTMAQIAESAGVDLDEACRRVGETTREVYGWPVA; encoded by the coding sequence ATGCCCGATGCCTCTCCGACACCCGTGCGCCGACGCGAGGAACTCGATCCTCGCCCCAGCTCGCGCGACCGTTCTTGGCCGCCCGCCCCCGGACCACTGCCGCTGCCGGTGATCGACAACCATTGCCACCTCGACTTCGCCGACGGCGACGAGGAGCTCACCGTCACCGGTCACGTGGAGCGCGCCGCCCAGGTGGGGATCGACGGGGTGATCACCATCGGCTCCGACATGGAGGCCGCCCGCTGGACCGCCCGTCTGATGGCTGACCCCGCTCGACCCGCCGCGCTGCGCGGCGGTGTCGCCGTGCACCCCAACGAGGCGGCCCTGCATGCCCGCAGTCACGGCCACGACGGTGAGCCCATGATCCCGCTGGACGAGGCGATCGCCGAGATCTCCCAGCTGATCCGCACCGACGGCATGGTCACCGTGGGGGAGACGGGCCTGGACTGGTTCCGCACCTCCCGCAAGGACGAGCAGGCCCGCGACGCCCAGTTCGAGGCGTTCCGCGCCCACATCGCGCTGGCCAAGGAGACCGGGCTGCCGATGCAGATCCACGACCGCGAGGCCCACCGCGACGTGCTCGAGGTGCTCGATGCCGATGGCGCCCCCGATCGCACCGTGCTGCACTGCTTCTCCGGGGACGCCGAGTTCGCCCGCGCGTGCGTGGACCGCGGCTTCTACCTCTCCTTCGCCGGGAACGTCACCTTCAAGAACGCCGAGAACCTGCGCGGTGCCCTGGCCGAGGTGGGCATCGACCGCGTGATGGTGGAGACCGACGCCCCGTTCCTCACCCCGGTGCCGTACCGGGGCCGCCCCAACTCCTCGTACCTGGTCCCGCTGACGATGGCGCAGATCGCCGAATCTGCCGGGGTGGACCTGGATGAGGCCTGCCGGCGGGTGGGGGAGACCACGCGTGAGGTGTACGGATGGCCCGTAGCATGA
- a CDS encoding ABC-F family ATP-binding cassette domain-containing protein, translating into MAHLLGAQALHVALPDRVLLDSITLGIDEGDRIGVVGRNGDGKSTLLRLLARQTEPHSGRVTVRGGVRVGVLDQRDEATAGATVRERVVGDRPDHEWASDPRIRDVMGGLLGGIDLEDQLDSLSGGQLRRVHLAELLVGDWDVLLLDEPTNHLDVEGIAWLAQHLRSRWSRGSGGLVVITHDRWFLDEVCTRMWEVHDGVVDPFEGGYAAYVLQRVERDRQAAAIESKRQNLMRKELAWLRRGAPARTSKPKFRIDAANELIAGEPPVRDTVELTRLATTRLGRDVLDLLDVDAGYDGTPVIQDVTLHIGPADRIGVLGPNGAGKSTLLALITGDLAPMAGHVKRGKTVTVRQVSQRMAGLEELGDQRISDVVGRYRTSYRAGKDEVSPGQLLERLGFTAAHQKVQVNELSGGQQRRLDLLLTLLEEPNVLVLDEPTNDMDTDMLAAMEDLLDTWSGPLIVVSHDRYLLERVTDSQYAVLDGHVRHLPGGVEQYLQVRAEAEQSSVGAAGSGARSTASGSGSGTDDAGGAGGASGLSGAERRSAEKEMGALERKVQKLRKDADKARHAMAEVDPADYQELSRRMEKVRAAEAEADELEERWLELSMELDG; encoded by the coding sequence ATGGCCCACCTGCTCGGCGCCCAAGCCCTCCATGTCGCACTGCCGGACCGAGTGCTGCTGGACTCCATCACCCTCGGCATCGACGAGGGAGACCGGATCGGTGTGGTGGGCCGCAACGGTGACGGCAAGTCCACCCTGCTGCGCCTGCTGGCCCGCCAGACCGAGCCCCACTCCGGCCGCGTCACCGTGCGCGGCGGGGTGCGGGTGGGCGTGCTGGACCAGCGCGACGAGGCCACCGCCGGCGCCACCGTGCGCGAGCGGGTGGTGGGAGACCGCCCCGATCATGAATGGGCCTCGGACCCGCGGATCCGCGACGTGATGGGCGGACTGCTGGGCGGGATCGACCTGGAGGACCAGCTGGACTCCCTCTCCGGTGGTCAGCTGCGCCGCGTGCACCTGGCCGAGCTGCTGGTGGGCGACTGGGACGTGCTGCTGCTGGACGAGCCCACCAACCACCTGGACGTCGAGGGCATCGCCTGGCTGGCGCAGCACCTGCGATCCCGGTGGAGCCGCGGCTCCGGGGGCCTGGTGGTCATCACCCACGACCGCTGGTTCCTGGACGAGGTGTGCACCCGCATGTGGGAGGTGCACGACGGGGTGGTGGACCCCTTCGAGGGCGGATACGCCGCCTACGTGCTGCAACGGGTGGAGCGGGACCGGCAGGCCGCCGCGATCGAGTCCAAGCGGCAGAACCTGATGCGCAAGGAACTGGCGTGGCTGCGCCGCGGCGCCCCGGCCCGCACCTCCAAGCCGAAGTTCCGGATCGACGCCGCCAACGAGCTGATCGCCGGGGAGCCCCCCGTGCGCGACACCGTGGAGCTGACCCGCCTGGCCACCACCCGCCTGGGCCGGGACGTGCTGGACCTGCTGGACGTGGACGCCGGGTACGACGGCACCCCGGTGATCCAGGACGTGACCCTGCACATCGGTCCCGCCGACCGCATCGGTGTACTGGGCCCCAACGGTGCCGGCAAGTCCACCCTGCTGGCCCTGATCACCGGCGACCTGGCACCGATGGCGGGGCACGTCAAGCGCGGCAAGACGGTCACCGTGCGCCAGGTGTCCCAGCGCATGGCGGGCCTGGAGGAGCTGGGCGACCAGCGGATCAGCGACGTGGTGGGCCGGTACCGCACCAGCTACCGGGCCGGGAAGGACGAGGTGAGCCCCGGGCAGCTGCTGGAGCGCCTGGGTTTCACTGCCGCCCACCAGAAGGTGCAGGTCAACGAGCTCTCCGGCGGTCAGCAGCGACGCCTGGACCTGCTGCTGACCCTGCTGGAGGAGCCCAATGTGCTGGTGCTGGACGAGCCCACCAACGACATGGACACCGACATGCTGGCGGCAATGGAGGACCTGCTGGACACCTGGTCGGGTCCGCTGATCGTGGTCTCCCATGACCGGTACCTGCTCGAGCGTGTCACCGACTCCCAGTACGCGGTCCTCGACGGCCATGTGCGCCACCTGCCCGGTGGCGTGGAGCAGTACCTGCAGGTGCGGGCCGAGGCGGAGCAGTCCTCTGTGGGCGCGGCCGGTTCCGGTGCGCGATCCACAGCATCGGGTTCCGGCAGTGGCACCGACGATGCGGGCGGGGCCGGTGGAGCATCCGGCCTCAGTGGAGCCGAGCGACGCAGCGCCGAGAAGGAGATGGGTGCGCTGGAGCGGAAGGTCCAGAAGCTGCGCAAGGACGCCGACAAGGCGCGTCATGCCATGGCCGAGGTGGATCCTGCGGACTACCAGGAGTTGTCGCGGCGCATGGAGAAGGTCAGGGCCGCTGAGGCGGAGGCCGACGAGCTAGAGGAGCGCTGGCTGGAGCTGTCCATGGAACTGGACGGCTGA
- a CDS encoding 4-(cytidine 5'-diphospho)-2-C-methyl-D-erythritol kinase, with the protein MTPAPHRVVATAPGKINLSLRVGGADHRGYHALATVFQAVDLLETVEARLPEQPGSLALTIDSRVRGHVPVDSTNLALRAAELLRSETGTQHGAHLHITKQVPIAGGMGGGSADAAAALVALNHLWQTGLSPQELMLLGSRLGADVPFAVLGGTALGTGNGDQLTPAPAPATLTWLLCAPGGHLSTPEVFRVFDELAASSSAPPPVTPQPDHEQLRALAAGDVEAIAGTLANELHHAAVHQRPDLQDLLDALRERGALAAIVSGSGPTLAALVHDDEHGHQVSERLRADLGDLDCVVAPSTPHGARIIEAA; encoded by the coding sequence ATGACCCCCGCCCCGCACCGGGTGGTGGCCACCGCGCCCGGCAAGATCAACCTGTCCCTGCGCGTTGGCGGTGCCGACCATCGCGGCTACCATGCGCTGGCCACGGTGTTCCAGGCAGTGGACCTGCTGGAGACCGTCGAGGCCCGACTGCCCGAGCAGCCGGGCTCCCTGGCCCTCACGATCGACTCCCGTGTGCGCGGACACGTCCCGGTGGACTCCACCAACCTCGCCCTGCGCGCCGCCGAGCTGCTGCGCAGCGAGACCGGTACCCAGCACGGCGCGCACCTGCACATCACCAAGCAGGTGCCGATCGCCGGTGGCATGGGAGGCGGCTCGGCCGACGCCGCCGCCGCGCTGGTGGCCCTGAACCACCTGTGGCAGACGGGTCTGTCCCCCCAGGAGCTCATGCTGCTGGGATCACGGCTCGGCGCCGACGTGCCCTTCGCAGTGCTCGGGGGAACGGCGCTGGGCACCGGCAACGGCGACCAGCTCACCCCGGCCCCCGCGCCAGCGACGCTCACCTGGCTGCTGTGCGCCCCCGGTGGTCACCTCTCCACCCCCGAGGTGTTCCGGGTGTTCGACGAGCTGGCGGCCAGCTCCTCGGCGCCGCCACCGGTCACTCCGCAGCCCGACCACGAGCAGCTGAGAGCCCTCGCCGCCGGCGATGTGGAAGCGATAGCCGGCACCCTGGCCAACGAGCTCCACCATGCGGCGGTGCACCAGCGCCCGGACCTGCAGGACCTGCTGGACGCACTGCGGGAACGGGGAGCGCTGGCGGCGATCGTCTCCGGTTCCGGCCCCACTCTCGCCGCGCTGGTTCACGATGACGAGCACGGGCATCAGGTGAGCGAGCGCCTCCGTGCGGACCTCGGCGACCTGGACTGCGTGGTCGCACCCAGCACCCCGCACGGCGCGAGGATCATCGAGGCCGCCTGA
- the rsmI gene encoding 16S rRNA (cytidine(1402)-2'-O)-methyltransferase: MAAMLAPGVLTLAATPIGNPLDASVRLVRALEQADLIAAEDTRRLARLAADLEVTITATVLSYHEHNEAERTPRLLEALEAGQRVLIVTDAGMPVVSDPGFRAVRAATDAGYGTTVIPGPSAVLTALAASGIAPGRFSFEGFPPRRDGKRASVFEPLADEARTLIFFESPRRTAATLTAMREAFGKDRQAAVARELTKTHEEVLRGTLAELADWAANTEVLGEIVIVVAGAQPRSASAEDLLDEVLERAASGERLKDAAKAVARGSQGVTARELYDLALAARR; the protein is encoded by the coding sequence ATGGCGGCCATGCTCGCCCCCGGTGTCCTCACCCTTGCCGCCACTCCCATCGGGAACCCGCTGGACGCCTCCGTGCGCCTGGTGCGGGCCCTGGAGCAGGCCGATCTGATCGCCGCGGAGGACACCCGGCGCCTGGCGCGCCTCGCGGCGGACCTCGAGGTGACGATCACCGCCACTGTGCTCTCCTACCACGAGCACAATGAGGCCGAGCGCACCCCCCGACTGCTGGAGGCCCTCGAGGCAGGGCAGCGCGTGCTGATCGTCACCGATGCGGGGATGCCGGTGGTCTCCGATCCCGGGTTCCGGGCCGTGCGCGCCGCGACCGACGCCGGCTACGGGACCACGGTGATCCCCGGCCCGTCCGCTGTGCTGACTGCACTGGCGGCTTCCGGGATCGCACCGGGCCGTTTCAGCTTCGAGGGGTTCCCGCCGCGGCGCGACGGCAAGCGCGCCTCCGTCTTCGAGCCCCTGGCCGACGAGGCCCGCACGCTGATCTTCTTCGAGTCGCCCCGCCGCACCGCCGCCACCCTGACCGCCATGCGGGAGGCGTTCGGGAAGGACCGGCAGGCAGCCGTGGCGCGTGAGCTCACCAAGACCCACGAGGAGGTGCTGCGCGGCACGTTGGCGGAGCTGGCCGACTGGGCGGCGAACACCGAGGTGCTGGGGGAGATCGTGATCGTGGTGGCCGGTGCGCAGCCACGCTCTGCCAGCGCCGAGGACCTGCTGGATGAGGTGCTGGAGCGCGCTGCGTCAGGGGAGCGGCTGAAGGACGCTGCGAAGGCCGTGGCCCGCGGCAGCCAGGGTGTCACGGCTCGAGAGCTGTACGACCTCGCGCTCGCTGCGCGGCGCTGA
- a CDS encoding LysR substrate-binding domain-containing protein, with product MTTSTLRVGFVPGVEPDRFLRRWKALRNGTWLELIPVAQSRQIDALTAGEVDMCFARDTDPGNAFHAVSLWEERPVVAMSTDHVLSVLDEITEADLAEETEIPSQGPDDAADRVAVAATGVGYTRVPMSLARLHHRKDATHRPLLDADPTRIILLWPRDADDELRQQFVGVVRGRTVRSSR from the coding sequence ATGACCACTTCCACCCTGCGGGTCGGCTTCGTCCCCGGCGTCGAACCCGACCGGTTCCTGCGCCGCTGGAAGGCACTGCGCAACGGCACCTGGCTGGAGTTGATCCCCGTGGCGCAGTCCCGACAGATCGACGCACTGACCGCGGGCGAGGTGGACATGTGCTTCGCACGCGATACCGACCCCGGCAACGCGTTCCATGCCGTCAGCCTGTGGGAGGAGCGCCCGGTCGTGGCGATGAGCACCGACCACGTGCTCTCCGTACTCGACGAGATCACCGAGGCGGACCTCGCCGAGGAGACCGAGATCCCCTCCCAGGGACCCGACGACGCCGCGGACCGGGTGGCCGTGGCCGCCACCGGGGTGGGGTACACCCGGGTGCCGATGTCACTGGCCCGCCTGCACCACCGCAAGGACGCCACCCATCGGCCCCTGCTGGATGCCGACCCCACGCGCATCATCCTGCTGTGGCCGCGCGACGCCGACGACGAGCTGCGCCAGCAGTTCGTCGGCGTGGTCCGCGGCCGCACGGTGCGATCCTCCCGCTGA